One part of the Verrucomicrobiota bacterium genome encodes these proteins:
- a CDS encoding LptF/LptG family permease, whose amino-acid sequence MKILDRYLLTSLAVATLMGVTLLSVVLVLGNVFKEMLDLLINHNVPLETVLGFVAFVLPFSMTFTIPWGFLTAVLLVFGRLSADNEIIALRSNGVSFPRVLIPVLAMALLLVGVCFWINSDVAPRAQYSMLSSLFRIATSNPVSMFQADEVVDQFPDRRIFVGGRDGDLIKNLVVVELDDHGDASKVVFAKTGTLSTDTENHRLLLRVQDANFEQRDERDPGNVNLIRQGITMKEGVFPMSLQKLLDQKKRRKPLTSHTLRELFEEISKPDCPRRLAYEVEVSKRFSLSLAALSFALIAVPLGITAHRKETSVGFALSLVIAFGYFFLIIIADTFHENPRAMPVLLVWLPNLIFTGFGIWLFSRLARR is encoded by the coding sequence TTGAAAATCCTCGACCGGTATCTTCTGACCTCCCTCGCTGTGGCAACGCTGATGGGTGTAACACTGCTAAGCGTGGTGCTGGTGTTGGGGAATGTCTTCAAGGAGATGCTCGATCTGCTGATCAATCACAACGTGCCGCTTGAGACGGTCCTGGGGTTTGTTGCCTTTGTCCTCCCTTTCTCGATGACTTTCACGATCCCGTGGGGTTTTCTCACAGCCGTTCTGTTGGTCTTCGGTCGTCTCTCTGCGGATAATGAAATCATCGCACTGCGCTCCAACGGGGTGAGTTTCCCTAGGGTCTTGATCCCCGTTCTGGCCATGGCGCTCCTGCTTGTCGGGGTCTGTTTCTGGATCAATAGTGACGTCGCGCCACGCGCCCAGTACTCGATGCTGTCCTCCCTGTTTCGGATCGCCACGAGCAATCCCGTCTCGATGTTCCAAGCGGACGAAGTTGTCGACCAATTTCCAGATCGGAGGATCTTCGTGGGAGGGCGCGATGGGGATCTCATAAAGAATCTCGTGGTCGTGGAGCTGGATGATCATGGGGATGCCTCGAAGGTGGTCTTTGCAAAGACCGGCACGCTCTCCACGGATACGGAGAATCACCGCCTCCTACTCAGGGTTCAGGATGCCAACTTCGAGCAACGCGACGAAAGGGATCCTGGAAATGTCAATCTGATCCGCCAGGGCATCACGATGAAGGAGGGGGTCTTCCCGATGTCGCTCCAGAAGCTTCTCGATCAAAAGAAGAGACGCAAGCCACTCACTTCCCACACGCTCCGGGAGCTTTTTGAAGAGATTTCAAAACCCGACTGTCCGCGCCGGCTTGCCTATGAGGTGGAGGTGAGTAAACGATTCTCTCTTTCGCTAGCCGCTCTTTCCTTCGCGCTCATCGCAGTTCCTCTTGGTATCACCGCCCACCGCAAGGAGACCTCCGTGGGATTCGCGCTGAGTCTGGTGATCGCCTTTGGTTATTTCTTCCTGATTATCATCGCCGACACCTTCCACGAGAACCCCCGCGCCATGCCTGTTCTGCTGGTCTGGTTGCCCAATCTCATCTTCACGGGATTTGGGATCTGGCTCTTCTCGCGTCTTGCTCGTCGTTAA
- a CDS encoding acyl-CoA thioesterase has translation MATPTLSSPQFRFLNVLLWGNTVALSWVWGLGLFFSVQFTVEFGLTGLLTFLIPNCLGLFLFGVVADHIAKRHPGSESLAAFFNNWSRPFRLVFFLYQIIAISLTIFALIRYGWQPLGLQPDSLYLPLTALIILAAGILFGEEFSIRRIKYSHAAFLALIIVCVVIIISELGSPYFRGIHRPSLLPTHDWNFWGYVIPICIGFIVGPWLDLQQWQRAIQMRRENTSITASYAVGATLFGAILLFHGILALWAMEGSGAEFIQKGLAGYPYAQSLLTRVFSQPPVNAWLLGAYLVFLGGCILTTLDSGYIALRWFFQANASQSKNPIFALIPQKLITSPIPTFILCALIAVIGAAIGIELEYFMIFFATFFVGYSALAIGRAFMNGPVNVIPQIKMFCIGSLAVVIFAYGYFLHQPIFQMLASLLPLGYVIWLMIKPFTGEDFTTDSEELDQPATVSVVPLTPVGTILTPSPTGTHDISGHFEGKWFVHSFIATYADTNSVGNVYFGMYAMWVGKTRELFFNKVMPKFNLKETPFYILTRSFEHKFVRETKEFETVSVKIRVSGHNRKFVTLEHEIYDSTGNILGKGSQSLLFVSSTDYKMIDIPGDVMGSFLAYL, from the coding sequence ATGGCTACTCCTACGCTTTCCTCCCCACAATTCCGTTTCCTGAATGTTCTCCTCTGGGGAAACACCGTCGCCCTATCTTGGGTCTGGGGACTCGGTCTCTTTTTCTCCGTTCAGTTCACAGTCGAGTTCGGTCTCACAGGACTGCTCACCTTCCTAATCCCGAACTGTCTGGGTCTCTTCCTTTTCGGAGTCGTCGCCGATCACATCGCCAAAAGGCACCCCGGCTCTGAGAGTCTCGCGGCGTTTTTCAACAACTGGTCGCGCCCGTTTCGTCTGGTTTTTTTCCTCTACCAGATCATCGCCATCTCACTCACCATCTTCGCGTTGATCCGTTACGGATGGCAGCCCCTAGGACTGCAGCCAGACTCCCTCTACCTGCCGCTGACGGCACTTATCATCTTGGCCGCAGGCATTCTATTCGGTGAGGAATTCTCCATACGGCGTATCAAGTACAGCCACGCCGCCTTCCTCGCGCTGATCATTGTCTGCGTGGTCATCATCATCTCAGAACTGGGATCTCCCTACTTCCGCGGAATCCATCGCCCGAGCTTACTGCCGACTCATGACTGGAACTTCTGGGGCTATGTGATCCCGATCTGTATCGGCTTCATCGTGGGACCTTGGCTTGACCTTCAGCAATGGCAGCGGGCTATCCAGATGCGTCGGGAGAACACCTCCATCACGGCCTCCTATGCCGTCGGAGCCACCCTCTTCGGAGCGATTCTTCTTTTCCATGGCATCCTGGCTCTCTGGGCGATGGAAGGAAGCGGAGCAGAATTCATCCAGAAAGGACTGGCAGGTTATCCCTATGCCCAGTCCCTGCTGACCCGCGTCTTCAGCCAGCCCCCGGTGAATGCTTGGCTGCTCGGTGCGTATCTCGTGTTCCTTGGCGGATGCATCCTTACGACGCTCGACAGTGGCTATATCGCTCTCCGCTGGTTCTTCCAGGCCAACGCCAGCCAGAGCAAGAATCCCATCTTTGCCCTAATCCCCCAGAAACTCATCACATCCCCCATCCCTACCTTCATCCTCTGTGCCCTGATTGCAGTCATCGGGGCGGCGATCGGGATCGAGTTGGAGTATTTCATGATCTTCTTTGCGACATTCTTTGTCGGCTACTCCGCTCTCGCGATCGGGCGCGCCTTCATGAACGGCCCTGTCAACGTCATCCCCCAGATCAAGATGTTCTGCATCGGATCACTGGCTGTGGTGATTTTTGCCTACGGCTACTTCCTCCATCAGCCCATCTTTCAGATGCTGGCCTCACTTCTTCCGCTAGGATATGTGATCTGGCTCATGATCAAGCCCTTCACCGGCGAGGATTTCACGACTGATTCCGAGGAACTGGATCAACCTGCCACGGTCTCCGTCGTTCCCCTGACTCCTGTGGGGACCATCCTTACTCCTTCACCGACCGGTACCCATGACATCTCGGGACACTTCGAGGGCAAGTGGTTCGTTCACTCCTTCATCGCCACCTATGCCGACACCAACTCGGTGGGAAATGTCTATTTCGGCATGTACGCCATGTGGGTGGGCAAGACCCGTGAGCTTTTCTTTAACAAGGTCATGCCTAAGTTCAATCTCAAGGAGACCCCTTTCTATATCCTTACCAGGTCGTTCGAGCACAAGTTCGTCAGGGAGACCAAGGAGTTTGAAACAGTCAGCGTGAAGATCCGTGTGTCAGGGCATAATCGGAAGTTTGTAACCCTAGAGCATGAAATCTACGATTCGACAGGCAACATTCTGGGCAAGGGAAGCCAGAGCCTGCTCTTTGTCTCCTCGACGGATTACAAGATGATCGACATCCCAGGTGATGTCATGGGCTCCTTCCTGGCCTACCTTTGA